The Nomia melanderi isolate GNS246 chromosome 7, iyNomMela1, whole genome shotgun sequence genome includes a window with the following:
- the LOC116428911 gene encoding dynein axonemal light chain 1 isoform X1 → MAAVKPTTCKEAIRRWEEENEQEISAAKEVSLSFQWPPVERMDNALTILTSCEKLSLSTNMIEKIAGIGTLKNLRILSLGRNIIKGFSGLELLGETLEELWISYNLIEKMKGINAMKNLRVLYMSNNLVREWNEFNRLQELGNLQDLVFVGNPLYESVEIEQWRSEVAKRLPTLEKLDGEPIIRTEECSGANQLQKVDSPLQSETNVV, encoded by the exons ATGGCTGCTGTCAAACCAACCACCTGCAAAGAAGCCATACGCCGATgggaagaagaaaatgaacaaGAAATTTCTGCAGCGAAAGAAGTTAGTCTGAGTTTTCAGTGGCCCCCTGTAGAAAGGATGGACAATGCTCTGACGATTTTGACCAGCTGTGAGAAACTTTCTTTGTCGACGAATATGATCGAGAAAATAGCAG GAATAGGAACTTTGAAGAATCTAAGGATCCTATCCCTAGGTCGGAACATAATCAAAGGATTTTCTGGTCTGGAATTACTGGGGGAAACGTTGGAGGAGCTTTGGATTTCGTACAACCTTATCGAGAAAATGAAGGGAATAAATGCGATGAAAAACCTTCGTGTGCTGTACATGTCCAACAACCTGGTGAGGGAATGGAATGAATTCAATAGACTTCAGGAACTCGGAAACCTGCAGGATCTCGTTTTCGTTGGTAATCCACTGTATGAAAGTGTCGAG ATAGAGCAGTGGAGGTCAGAAGTCGCCAAACGATTACCAACTTTAGAAAAGTTGGATGGCGAACCCATAATACGAACAGAAGAATGTTCAGGTGCAAATCAATTACAAAAAGTTGATAGTCCTTTACAATCAGAAACTAACGTTGTCTAA
- the LOC116428911 gene encoding dynein axonemal light chain 1 isoform X2, with translation MAAVKPTTCKEAIRRWEEENEQEISAAKEVSLSFQWPPVERMDNALTILTSCEKLSLSTNMIEKIAGRNIIKGFSGLELLGETLEELWISYNLIEKMKGINAMKNLRVLYMSNNLVREWNEFNRLQELGNLQDLVFVGNPLYESVEIEQWRSEVAKRLPTLEKLDGEPIIRTEECSGANQLQKVDSPLQSETNVV, from the exons ATGGCTGCTGTCAAACCAACCACCTGCAAAGAAGCCATACGCCGATgggaagaagaaaatgaacaaGAAATTTCTGCAGCGAAAGAAGTTAGTCTGAGTTTTCAGTGGCCCCCTGTAGAAAGGATGGACAATGCTCTGACGATTTTGACCAGCTGTGAGAAACTTTCTTTGTCGACGAATATGATCGAGAAAATAGCAG GTCGGAACATAATCAAAGGATTTTCTGGTCTGGAATTACTGGGGGAAACGTTGGAGGAGCTTTGGATTTCGTACAACCTTATCGAGAAAATGAAGGGAATAAATGCGATGAAAAACCTTCGTGTGCTGTACATGTCCAACAACCTGGTGAGGGAATGGAATGAATTCAATAGACTTCAGGAACTCGGAAACCTGCAGGATCTCGTTTTCGTTGGTAATCCACTGTATGAAAGTGTCGAG ATAGAGCAGTGGAGGTCAGAAGTCGCCAAACGATTACCAACTTTAGAAAAGTTGGATGGCGAACCCATAATACGAACAGAAGAATGTTCAGGTGCAAATCAATTACAAAAAGTTGATAGTCCTTTACAATCAGAAACTAACGTTGTCTAA
- the LOC143174686 gene encoding LOW QUALITY PROTEIN: uncharacterized protein LOC143174686 (The sequence of the model RefSeq protein was modified relative to this genomic sequence to represent the inferred CDS: substituted 1 base at 1 genomic stop codon) yields the protein MKKAIMASYYHLCFTKENPRHEYCLVGNDSWCKWQKALATGANLDLIEHFAPLHPDVQKHILPIYEDLSEENLLERSLGGHTQNYNESFNLTVWRFAPKHLHSVFRIKIIEIAAYLAAGLFNEGYASVLRTMSALNIVIGKQAKTYADKIDEQRIIRQERRTSLTTKEARKAXREQRMEENQLYEETEGILYGAGIAD from the exons atgaagaaagctataatggcctcgtattatcacttatgcttcaccaaagaaaatccaaggcaTGAATACTGCCTGGTAGGAAATGAcagctggtgcaagtggcagaaagctctagctacaggagcaaatttggaccttatagaacatTTTGCACCACTACATCCAGACGTGCAGAAGCACATCCTaccaatttacgaagatttatctgaagagAATCTACTTGAGAGGTCCTTGGGCGGACACACTCAGAATTataacgagagtttcaactTAACTGTTTGGCGCTTCGCTCCAAAGCACCTGCACTCAGTGTTCC gaataaaaattattgaaattgcagcatatttggcagctggcttatttaacgaaggatatgcttcagttttaagaactatgagtgctttgaatattgtaattggaaaacaagcaaaaacatacgccgacaaaatcgacgaacagagaATAATTCGACAGGAGCGACGCACCTCATTAACTACCAAAGAGGCTCGAAAAGCATGAAGAGAGCAACGTATGGAGGAAAATCAGCTCTatgaggaaacagaaggaatattGTATGGCGCAGGAATCGCAGACTAG